In the Terriglobales bacterium genome, ATGAGCGTGCAGGTCGGGTTCGCCCGCCGCAACGACGAGATCGGCGACCTGGGGCGCAACTTCAACGAGATGGTGCGCCAGTTGCGCGAGAGCCGGGAAGAGATCCAGCGTCTCTACCGCACCCAGATGTCGCGCGCCGAGCACTTCGCCACCCTGGGCGAACTGGCCGCGGGCCTCGCGCACGAGATCCGCAACCCGCTGGCCGGCATCGCCGGAGTGATGAACATCGTGGCCCGCGACCTGCCCGCCTCCAGCGCCGCCCGCGACGTGGTGGGCGACGTGCAGCAGGAGATCCAGCACATCAACCGCATCGTCTCCGACCTGCTGAGCCTGGCGCGGCCCAAGCCGCCGGAGCTGCGCCCCGCCGACCTGAACGCCACCGCCGAGCACGCTTTCACCCTGGCGCGGCAGCAGGCTTCGGCCCGCGAGATCGACTTCGACCTGGTCCGCGCCGAGGGCCTGCCCCTGGTCGAGCATGACGTCGGGCAGATCCAGCAGGTGGTACTCAACCTGCTGCTGAACGCCATCCAGGCCATCGAGCGCGAGGGCAAGGTGGGACTGCGGTTGGGCCAGCAGAACGGCCACGCCACCATCACCGTCTCCGACACCGGCCGCGGCATCCCACCGGAGCATCTGCCCAACATCTTCCGCCCCTTCTACACCACCAAGCGGCAAGGGACGGGCCTGGGACTCTCGCTGGCGCGCCGCATCGTCGAGGAGCACGGCGGGCGGGTCGAGGTGGAGAGCACCCCCGGCCAGGGCGCCCGCTTCATCCTGCGGCTGCCCCTGCGCCGCCCCGAGGCCGGGAGGGACGGTACTTCCGTAGTAGAGTAGGAGCCATGGCAGGGGAACGCATCCTCATCGTGGACGACGAGAGACTGGTTCGCTGGTCCCTGCGCCAGAAGTGTGAAGAGTGGGGCTACCTGGTGCTGGAAGCCGAGACCGGGACCTCCGGCCTCAACACCGCCCACAACGAGACCCCCGACCTGGTCCTGCTGGATGTCCGCCTGCCCGACCTCAGCGGCCTGGAGGTGCTGGAGCAGCTCAAGAAGTCGGGCGACGCCCGCGCCGTCATCATGATCACCGCCGACCCGCAACTGGACGACGTCAAGGCGGCGCTCAAGCTGGGCGCCTACGATTTCGTGGGCAAACCCCTGGACTTCGACGAGCTCAATGTCGTGGTCAAGAACGCGCTTGAGGCCACCCGTCTGCGGCACGAGGTGGAGTCGCTGCGCGGCGAGGTCCGCCGCCACACCGGCTACCACGAGGTGGTTGGCGTCTCCGCCAAGATGACCGAGCTGATGAGCTTCGTGCACAAGGTCGCGGTCAGCGAGGCCACCACCATCCTCATCCAGGGGGAGAGCGGCACCGGCAAGGACCTGGTTGCCAAGGCCATCCACTACCAGAGCCACCGCCAGGACAAGCCCTTCGTGGCTATCAACTGCTCCGCCATCCCCGAGACCCTGATGGAAGCCGAGCTCTTCGGCCACGAGCGCGGCGCCTTCACCGACGCCAAGGCCATGAAGAAAGGCCTGTTCGAGGTGGCCGACGGCGGCACCCTCTTCCTGGACGAGATCGGCGAGCTCTCGCCTTTCCTGCAGGCCAAGCTGCTGCGCGTGCTGGAGGACCAGGTGATCCGGCGCGTGGGCGGGGTGAAGGACATGCAGGTGGACGTGCGCGTCATCGCCGCCAGCAACCGCGACCTGGAGCGCGCCGTCGAGGAAGGCGGCTTCCGCCGCGACCTCTACTACCGGCTGGCCATCATCTCCATCTTCATTCCGCCGCTGCGCGACCGCAAGGAAGACATCGCGCCCCTGGTGGAGTTCTTCGTCGAGCACTACAACCGAAAGTTCCGGAAGAACATCCGCGGGCTGGCCGACGAGACCCGCCGCCTGCTGCAGAACCACGATTGGCCGGGCAACGTGCGCGAACTTAAGAACGCCATCGAGCGCGCCATGATCCTGGAAGACGAGACCATCCTCCATCCCACCTATCTGCCCTTCAGCGTGGCCCAACGCAACGCGGGCGTGACCGCCTTCCAGAGTGTCTCCTCCGCCAACGGCGACCAGGAGCTGCCCGGCGGACGTTCGCTGCCCCGCCTCTCCATCCCGGCGGGCGGCACCTCGCTGGAGGAGATCGAGCGTGCCATGGTGGAGCTGGCGCTCGCGCAGGCCAATGGCAACCAGACCCAAGCCGCCCGCCTGCTCGACATCAGCCGCGACGCCCTGCGCTACAAGATCAAGAAGTTCGGCCTCACCCACGGCGAGGAAGAAGAGCCCGCCGACTCCTCCACCACCGCCGGCCTGGCGTAGGCCTTCCCGTTGTCCGGCTGAACTGCTCCAAAAAGGGGGAGCCCGGATCCCACGCCGGGGCTGGCGTCTGCGGGTCCGGGCTCCAGGGGCCGCTTGCTTGGCCCGAAGGGGCGGGATGTTACTGCGGGAAACCTTTGCCGCTCTGGGCGTGCTTGATCAGCACCTCCACCTTCTGCCGGTCGGGATAATCGGGGTTGAGTTCGAGCAACTTCTTCCAGAGGGCGATCGCCCCCTTGGGGTCCTTCAGCCCCTGCCACTTCACGACGCCCAGATTGAAGAGGGTGTTGGCATGCTTGGGATCGATCTGGAGCGCCTTTTCGTACTCTTTCACCGCGCTCTCCGGCTTGCCCAGGTACCAGTAGGCGGTGGCCATGTCGCTGCGCACGTTGACGTCGTTGGGCCGCACTTCCAGCGCCTGGGCGTAGTACTGGATGGCTTTCTCGAAGGCCTGGTGGTCGTAGTAGAGGTTGCCCAACTGGATGAGAGCGTCGGCGTCGCTGGGGTCGCTCTTGAGCTTGGCCAGTTGCGGCGCGGCCATGGCCGACAGAGCGTCCGCCGACGGCATGTCCGGCGTTCCCGCCGGTGTTCCCGCGGCCGCCACCGTGGAAGGCGCCGGCTGCGCCGGCGAGGAGCCGCGGAACAGGTAGCCCAGCAGCAGTCCCGACAGCAGGCAGACCAGGGCCAGCACGTACACCTGGGCGTTGGTCCAGGTGGGCCGGGGCCGCTCTTCCTCCAGATCCATCTGTTTGCGCATGATCCTCTCCTCCTAGCCGGCGACCGCCGCCCGCGGCTGTTCCTTCTCGCTGTCTTCCAGGTGGAACAGCCGCTGCACCGCGCTGGTCAATTGGTCCTGTTCGACGCTGCTGGGCAGCTTGAGTTCGCGCGCCAGCGAACCCGACAGCCGGTGCACGATGCGCACGGTCAGTACCTTCAAGGCCTGCTCTTCCGGGATGGCCACCGGCCCGAAATCCCTGCGATAGCGTTCCAGCTCGTCCTGGCAGATCTGCTCCAGGCGGTTGCGCAGGGCCACGATGGTGGGCACCACCCGCTCCGCCGCCAGCTTCTGCTTGAACTGGTGGGTCTCGCTGTGCACGATCTTCTCCGCCTCGGCAGCGGCGGCGTTGCGCTCCTTGATGTTCTTGGAGATGACCTGGTCGAGGTCGTCGATGTCATAGAGGAAGACGCCCGCCACCTGCCGCACCTCGGGGTCGATGTCCCGGGGCACTGCGATGTCGATCAGGAACAGCGGCCGGCCCTCGCGCTCCTTGGCGATGCGCTCCGCGTCCTCGCGGGTCAGCACCAGGTGGGGGCAACCGGTGGAGCTGAGCACGATGTCGGCGGCCAGCAGGTACTGCCAGCGGTCCTCGAAGCGCCCGGGGATGCCGCCCAGCTTCTCCGCCACCTCGGCCGCGTGCTCGAAGGTGCGGTTGATCACGCGCACCTCGGCGGCACCGCTGTTGACCAGGTAGCGCGC is a window encoding:
- a CDS encoding sigma-54 dependent transcriptional regulator, which encodes MAGERILIVDDERLVRWSLRQKCEEWGYLVLEAETGTSGLNTAHNETPDLVLLDVRLPDLSGLEVLEQLKKSGDARAVIMITADPQLDDVKAALKLGAYDFVGKPLDFDELNVVVKNALEATRLRHEVESLRGEVRRHTGYHEVVGVSAKMTELMSFVHKVAVSEATTILIQGESGTGKDLVAKAIHYQSHRQDKPFVAINCSAIPETLMEAELFGHERGAFTDAKAMKKGLFEVADGGTLFLDEIGELSPFLQAKLLRVLEDQVIRRVGGVKDMQVDVRVIAASNRDLERAVEEGGFRRDLYYRLAIISIFIPPLRDRKEDIAPLVEFFVEHYNRKFRKNIRGLADETRRLLQNHDWPGNVRELKNAIERAMILEDETILHPTYLPFSVAQRNAGVTAFQSVSSANGDQELPGGRSLPRLSIPAGGTSLEEIERAMVELALAQANGNQTQAARLLDISRDALRYKIKKFGLTHGEEEEPADSSTTAGLA
- a CDS encoding tetratricopeptide repeat protein, whose protein sequence is MRKQMDLEEERPRPTWTNAQVYVLALVCLLSGLLLGYLFRGSSPAQPAPSTVAAAGTPAGTPDMPSADALSAMAAPQLAKLKSDPSDADALIQLGNLYYDHQAFEKAIQYYAQALEVRPNDVNVRSDMATAYWYLGKPESAVKEYEKALQIDPKHANTLFNLGVVKWQGLKDPKGAIALWKKLLELNPDYPDRQKVEVLIKHAQSGKGFPQ
- the hemA gene encoding glutamyl-tRNA reductase, which translates into the protein MEPTLVVIGLNYRSSPVAVRERFWISEDRRYEALHQLHQAEGIEEVVVLATCNRTEFVLWTSDFATAATSVLNFLTKHYGLRLCEWKHFYRLMDEAALLHVFRVTSSLDSMVVGEPEIVGQVKGAWTKAQQAGTTGRFLDAVFQKALTVSKRVRNETAVGSAAVSVPYAAVELAKQLFGSLDGRKVLVMGAGKMSELSARYLVNSGAAEVRVINRTFEHAAEVAEKLGGIPGRFEDRWQYLLAADIVLSSTGCPHLVLTREDAERIAKEREGRPLFLIDIAVPRDIDPEVRQVAGVFLYDIDDLDQVISKNIKERNAAAAEAEKIVHSETHQFKQKLAAERVVPTIVALRNRLEQICQDELERYRRDFGPVAIPEEQALKVLTVRIVHRLSGSLARELKLPSSVEQDQLTSAVQRLFHLEDSEKEQPRAAVAG
- a CDS encoding ATP-binding protein, which translates into the protein MSLPRINWRLKAILPVVGVLCAGLLGFVWATVSVQGPERATVRLVATFGAFVICAVILVVLAVLVEHPLVELQEKIARLRQGDMSVQVGFARRNDEIGDLGRNFNEMVRQLRESREEIQRLYRTQMSRAEHFATLGELAAGLAHEIRNPLAGIAGVMNIVARDLPASSAARDVVGDVQQEIQHINRIVSDLLSLARPKPPELRPADLNATAEHAFTLARQQASAREIDFDLVRAEGLPLVEHDVGQIQQVVLNLLLNAIQAIEREGKVGLRLGQQNGHATITVSDTGRGIPPEHLPNIFRPFYTTKRQGTGLGLSLARRIVEEHGGRVEVESTPGQGARFILRLPLRRPEAGRDGTSVVE